One segment of Osmerus mordax isolate fOsmMor3 chromosome 28, fOsmMor3.pri, whole genome shotgun sequence DNA contains the following:
- the piwil1 gene encoding piwi-like protein 1 isoform X3, with product MTGRARARSRGRARGQETGAPGVVSKICMMEETPEPALPPSEGDLVGRGRQKTAPGAAATEAVLQISAGFQQVKIGERGGRRRDFHDAGIFTRQAMDHVKESKTGTSGSPIELKANFFRILSRPQWVLYQYHVDFKPPMESRRLRSALLFQHSETLGMARTFDGALLFLPQRLPNPETVLHSETRHGEKVQITVTLTNELPPTSPVCLQFYNIIFRRVLRMLNMQQIGRHYYNPDDPLNIPQHRLTIWPGFTTTILQYESSIMLCTDVSHKVLRSETVLSVMAGLRQQCGEQRFPEACTKELVGLIVLTKYNNKTYRIDDIAWDHTPNNTFKRGDADISFKNYYKTQYGLDIVDSNQVLLISHVKKLGPAGAPPPGPALLVPELCYLTGLTDRMRSDFNIMKDLSSHTRLTPEQRESRLTRFVNNIHKNTEAAKEMSTWGLNFDNKLLNLTGRVLPAERIIQGSRSFDYNPWAADWTKEMRGLPLISSRPLDKWCIFYTRRNSGEAQALLQTLIKVSQPLGIRMQRPEMVEYEDRQESLLRALQHQVHPDTQMAVVVLPSNRKDKYDSVKKYLCVDCPTPSQCVVSRTLSKPQALMTVATKIAMQMNCKMGGELWSVEIPLKQLMIVGIDCYHDTSAGKRSIGALVASLNQGMSRWFSKCVLQNRGQEIMDGLKVALQGALKAWLKYNNCLPSRIIVYRDGVGDGMLQSVVNYEVPQIMESIKTMGQDYAPKLTVVVVKKRISSRFFARIDGKLANPPPGTVIDTEVTRPEWYDFFIVSQAVRMGSVSPTHYNVVYDSSGLKPDHMQRLTYKLCHMYYNWQGIIRVPAPCQYAHKLAFLVGQSIHRQPDQNLDDFLYYL from the exons ATGACGGGTCGCGCACGAGCAAGATCTAGAGGCAGAGCACGCGGTCAAGAGACCGGGGCTCCCGGAGTGGTGAGTAAAATCTGCATGATGGAAGAGACGCCT GAAccagccctccctccgtctGAGGGCGACCTCGTGGGCCGCGGAAGACAGAAAACGGCTCCGGGAGCAGCGGCCACTGAAG CTGTCCTCCAGATATCTGCAGGCTTCCAGCAGGTGAAGattggagagcgagggggacgtCGCAGGGATTTTCACGATGCAGGAATCTTCACCAGGCAGGCCATGGACCATGTCAAGGAATCCAAGACTG GTACTTCTGGCTCCCCCATCGAACTGAAGGCCAACTTCTTCCGCATCCTGTCCCGGCCTCAGTGGGTGCTGTACCAGTACCACGTTGACTTCAAGCCACCCATGGAGTCTCGCCGCCTGCGCTCGGCCCTCCTGTTCCAGCACTCCGAGACCCTGGGCATGGCTCGCACCTTCGACGgagccctcctcttcctgcctcaGAGGCTGCCCAACCCG GAGACAGTTCTGCACAGCGAGACCAGACACGGAGAGAAGGTCCAGATCACCGTCACCCTGACCAATGAgctgccccccacctccccagtgTGCCTGCAGTTTTACAACATCATCTTCAGACG GGTTCTGAGGATGCTGAACATGCAGCAGATAGGCCGCCACTACTACAACCCTGACGACCCGCTCAACATCCCCCAGCACAG gctGACCATCTGGCCTGgcttcaccaccaccatcctgcAGTACGAGTCGAGCATCATGCTGTGCACGGACGTGAGTCACAAGGTGCTGCGCAGTGAGACGGTGCTGTCCGTCATGGCCGGCCTGCGGCAGCAGTGTGGCGAGCAGCGCTTCCCTGAGGCCTGCACCAAGGAGCTGGTGGGCCTCATCGTCCTGACCAA GTACAACAACAAGACCTACCGGATCGATGACATCGCCTGGGACCACACGCCCAACAACACCTTTAAGAGAGGAGACGCGGACATCTCCTTTAAGAACTACTACAAGACC CAATACGGTCTGGACATCGTGGACAGCAACCAGGTGCTTCTGATCAGCCACGTGAAGAAGCTGGGGCCGGCTGGAGCTCCGCCCCCTGGGCCGGCCTTGCTGGTGCCTGAGCTCTGCTACCTAACAG GCCTGACTGACAGGATGCGCAGCGACTTCAACATCATGAAGGACCTATCCTCCCACACCAGACTGAccccagagcagagggagagccgGCTCACCCGCTTTGTCAACAACATCCACAA GAACACAGAAGCAGCGAAGGAGATGAGTACATGGGGGCTGAACTTTGACAACAAGCTGCTGAACCTCACCGGCAGAGTCCTCCCAGCGGAGAGGATCATCCAGGGCTCCAGATCG TTTGATTATAACCCCTGGGCGGCCGACTGGACCAAGGAGATGAGGGGGCTGCCCCTGATCAGCTCCCGGCCCCTGGACAAATGGTGCATCTTCTACACCCGCCGCAACTCTGGCGAGGCCCAGGCTCTCCTGCAGACGCTCATCAAGGTGTCCCAGCCTCTGGGCATCCGCATGCAGAGGCCTGAGAT GGTGGAGTATGAGGACCGCCAGgagtctctcctcagagctctgcAGCATCAGGTCCACCCAGACACCCAGATG gcggTGGTGGTGTTGCCCAGCAACAGGAAGGACAAGTACGACAGTGTGAAGAAGTACCTGTGTGTGGACTGCCCCACGCCCAGCCAGTGTGTGGTGTCCCGCACCCTCAGCAAGCCCCAGGCTCTCATGACGGTGGCCACCAAGATCGCCATGCAGATGAACTGCAAGATGGGAGGAGAGCTGTGGAGCGTGGAGATCCCA CTGAAGCAGTTGATGATTGTGGGGATCGACTGCTACCACGACACGTCGGCAGGGAAGAGGTCCATCGGCGCTCTGGTGGCCAGTCTGAACCAGGGCATGTCCAG GTGGTTCTCCAAGTGTGTGCTGCAGAACCGGGGCCAGGAGATCATGGATGGGCTGAAGGTGGCCCTGCAAG GTGCTCtgaaagcttggctgaagtacAATAATTGCCTGCCGTCCCGCATCATCGTGTACCGAGACGGCGTGGGGGACGGCATGCTGCAGAGCGTGGTTAACTATGAGGTGCCCCAGATCATGGAATCCATCAAGACCATGGGCCAAGACTACGC ccccaagctgaccgtggtggtggtgaagaagCGCATCAGCTCCAGGTTCTTCGCCCGCATCGACGGCAAGCTGGCCAACCCTCCCCCTGGAACCGTCATCGACACAGAGGTCACCCGTCCCGAATG GTATGACTTCTTCATCGTGAGCCAGGCCGTGCGTATGGGCAGCGTGTCTCCCACCCACTACAATGTGGTGTACGACAGCAGCGGCCTCAAGCCTGATCACATGCAGAGGCTCACCTACAAGCTCTGCCACATGTACTACAACTGGCAG gGCATCATTCGTGTCCCTGCCCCTTGCCAGTATGCCCACAAGCTGGCCTTCCTGGTGGGGCAGAGCATCCACAGACAGCCTGACCAGAACCTGGATGACTTCCTCTACTACCTGTGA
- the piwil1 gene encoding piwi-like protein 1 isoform X1, producing the protein MTGRARARSRGRARGQETGAPGVVSKICMMEETPTSQEPALPPSEGDLVGRGRQKTAPGAAATEAVLQISAGFQQVKIGERGGRRRDFHDAGIFTRQAMDHVKESKTGTSGSPIELKANFFRILSRPQWVLYQYHVDFKPPMESRRLRSALLFQHSETLGMARTFDGALLFLPQRLPNPETVLHSETRHGEKVQITVTLTNELPPTSPVCLQFYNIIFRRVLRMLNMQQIGRHYYNPDDPLNIPQHRLTIWPGFTTTILQYESSIMLCTDVSHKVLRSETVLSVMAGLRQQCGEQRFPEACTKELVGLIVLTKYNNKTYRIDDIAWDHTPNNTFKRGDADISFKNYYKTQYGLDIVDSNQVLLISHVKKLGPAGAPPPGPALLVPELCYLTGLTDRMRSDFNIMKDLSSHTRLTPEQRESRLTRFVNNIHKNTEAAKEMSTWGLNFDNKLLNLTGRVLPAERIIQGSRSFDYNPWAADWTKEMRGLPLISSRPLDKWCIFYTRRNSGEAQALLQTLIKVSQPLGIRMQRPEMVEYEDRQESLLRALQHQVHPDTQMAVVVLPSNRKDKYDSVKKYLCVDCPTPSQCVVSRTLSKPQALMTVATKIAMQMNCKMGGELWSVEIPLKQLMIVGIDCYHDTSAGKRSIGALVASLNQGMSRWFSKCVLQNRGQEIMDGLKVALQGALKAWLKYNNCLPSRIIVYRDGVGDGMLQSVVNYEVPQIMESIKTMGQDYAPKLTVVVVKKRISSRFFARIDGKLANPPPGTVIDTEVTRPEWYDFFIVSQAVRMGSVSPTHYNVVYDSSGLKPDHMQRLTYKLCHMYYNWQGIIRVPAPCQYAHKLAFLVGQSIHRQPDQNLDDFLYYL; encoded by the exons ATGACGGGTCGCGCACGAGCAAGATCTAGAGGCAGAGCACGCGGTCAAGAGACCGGGGCTCCCGGAGTGGTGAGTAAAATCTGCATGATGGAAGAGACGCCT ACTTCCCAGGAAccagccctccctccgtctGAGGGCGACCTCGTGGGCCGCGGAAGACAGAAAACGGCTCCGGGAGCAGCGGCCACTGAAG CTGTCCTCCAGATATCTGCAGGCTTCCAGCAGGTGAAGattggagagcgagggggacgtCGCAGGGATTTTCACGATGCAGGAATCTTCACCAGGCAGGCCATGGACCATGTCAAGGAATCCAAGACTG GTACTTCTGGCTCCCCCATCGAACTGAAGGCCAACTTCTTCCGCATCCTGTCCCGGCCTCAGTGGGTGCTGTACCAGTACCACGTTGACTTCAAGCCACCCATGGAGTCTCGCCGCCTGCGCTCGGCCCTCCTGTTCCAGCACTCCGAGACCCTGGGCATGGCTCGCACCTTCGACGgagccctcctcttcctgcctcaGAGGCTGCCCAACCCG GAGACAGTTCTGCACAGCGAGACCAGACACGGAGAGAAGGTCCAGATCACCGTCACCCTGACCAATGAgctgccccccacctccccagtgTGCCTGCAGTTTTACAACATCATCTTCAGACG GGTTCTGAGGATGCTGAACATGCAGCAGATAGGCCGCCACTACTACAACCCTGACGACCCGCTCAACATCCCCCAGCACAG gctGACCATCTGGCCTGgcttcaccaccaccatcctgcAGTACGAGTCGAGCATCATGCTGTGCACGGACGTGAGTCACAAGGTGCTGCGCAGTGAGACGGTGCTGTCCGTCATGGCCGGCCTGCGGCAGCAGTGTGGCGAGCAGCGCTTCCCTGAGGCCTGCACCAAGGAGCTGGTGGGCCTCATCGTCCTGACCAA GTACAACAACAAGACCTACCGGATCGATGACATCGCCTGGGACCACACGCCCAACAACACCTTTAAGAGAGGAGACGCGGACATCTCCTTTAAGAACTACTACAAGACC CAATACGGTCTGGACATCGTGGACAGCAACCAGGTGCTTCTGATCAGCCACGTGAAGAAGCTGGGGCCGGCTGGAGCTCCGCCCCCTGGGCCGGCCTTGCTGGTGCCTGAGCTCTGCTACCTAACAG GCCTGACTGACAGGATGCGCAGCGACTTCAACATCATGAAGGACCTATCCTCCCACACCAGACTGAccccagagcagagggagagccgGCTCACCCGCTTTGTCAACAACATCCACAA GAACACAGAAGCAGCGAAGGAGATGAGTACATGGGGGCTGAACTTTGACAACAAGCTGCTGAACCTCACCGGCAGAGTCCTCCCAGCGGAGAGGATCATCCAGGGCTCCAGATCG TTTGATTATAACCCCTGGGCGGCCGACTGGACCAAGGAGATGAGGGGGCTGCCCCTGATCAGCTCCCGGCCCCTGGACAAATGGTGCATCTTCTACACCCGCCGCAACTCTGGCGAGGCCCAGGCTCTCCTGCAGACGCTCATCAAGGTGTCCCAGCCTCTGGGCATCCGCATGCAGAGGCCTGAGAT GGTGGAGTATGAGGACCGCCAGgagtctctcctcagagctctgcAGCATCAGGTCCACCCAGACACCCAGATG gcggTGGTGGTGTTGCCCAGCAACAGGAAGGACAAGTACGACAGTGTGAAGAAGTACCTGTGTGTGGACTGCCCCACGCCCAGCCAGTGTGTGGTGTCCCGCACCCTCAGCAAGCCCCAGGCTCTCATGACGGTGGCCACCAAGATCGCCATGCAGATGAACTGCAAGATGGGAGGAGAGCTGTGGAGCGTGGAGATCCCA CTGAAGCAGTTGATGATTGTGGGGATCGACTGCTACCACGACACGTCGGCAGGGAAGAGGTCCATCGGCGCTCTGGTGGCCAGTCTGAACCAGGGCATGTCCAG GTGGTTCTCCAAGTGTGTGCTGCAGAACCGGGGCCAGGAGATCATGGATGGGCTGAAGGTGGCCCTGCAAG GTGCTCtgaaagcttggctgaagtacAATAATTGCCTGCCGTCCCGCATCATCGTGTACCGAGACGGCGTGGGGGACGGCATGCTGCAGAGCGTGGTTAACTATGAGGTGCCCCAGATCATGGAATCCATCAAGACCATGGGCCAAGACTACGC ccccaagctgaccgtggtggtggtgaagaagCGCATCAGCTCCAGGTTCTTCGCCCGCATCGACGGCAAGCTGGCCAACCCTCCCCCTGGAACCGTCATCGACACAGAGGTCACCCGTCCCGAATG GTATGACTTCTTCATCGTGAGCCAGGCCGTGCGTATGGGCAGCGTGTCTCCCACCCACTACAATGTGGTGTACGACAGCAGCGGCCTCAAGCCTGATCACATGCAGAGGCTCACCTACAAGCTCTGCCACATGTACTACAACTGGCAG gGCATCATTCGTGTCCCTGCCCCTTGCCAGTATGCCCACAAGCTGGCCTTCCTGGTGGGGCAGAGCATCCACAGACAGCCTGACCAGAACCTGGATGACTTCCTCTACTACCTGTGA
- the piwil1 gene encoding piwi-like protein 1 isoform X4: MTGRARARSRGRARGQETGAPGVTSQEPALPPSEGDLVGRGRQKTAPGAAATEAVLQISAGFQQVKIGERGGRRRDFHDAGIFTRQAMDHVKESKTGTSGSPIELKANFFRILSRPQWVLYQYHVDFKPPMESRRLRSALLFQHSETLGMARTFDGALLFLPQRLPNPETVLHSETRHGEKVQITVTLTNELPPTSPVCLQFYNIIFRRVLRMLNMQQIGRHYYNPDDPLNIPQHRLTIWPGFTTTILQYESSIMLCTDVSHKVLRSETVLSVMAGLRQQCGEQRFPEACTKELVGLIVLTKYNNKTYRIDDIAWDHTPNNTFKRGDADISFKNYYKTQYGLDIVDSNQVLLISHVKKLGPAGAPPPGPALLVPELCYLTGLTDRMRSDFNIMKDLSSHTRLTPEQRESRLTRFVNNIHKNTEAAKEMSTWGLNFDNKLLNLTGRVLPAERIIQGSRSFDYNPWAADWTKEMRGLPLISSRPLDKWCIFYTRRNSGEAQALLQTLIKVSQPLGIRMQRPEMVEYEDRQESLLRALQHQVHPDTQMAVVVLPSNRKDKYDSVKKYLCVDCPTPSQCVVSRTLSKPQALMTVATKIAMQMNCKMGGELWSVEIPLKQLMIVGIDCYHDTSAGKRSIGALVASLNQGMSRWFSKCVLQNRGQEIMDGLKVALQGALKAWLKYNNCLPSRIIVYRDGVGDGMLQSVVNYEVPQIMESIKTMGQDYAPKLTVVVVKKRISSRFFARIDGKLANPPPGTVIDTEVTRPEWYDFFIVSQAVRMGSVSPTHYNVVYDSSGLKPDHMQRLTYKLCHMYYNWQGIIRVPAPCQYAHKLAFLVGQSIHRQPDQNLDDFLYYL, encoded by the exons ATGACGGGTCGCGCACGAGCAAGATCTAGAGGCAGAGCACGCGGTCAAGAGACCGGGGCTCCCGGAGTG ACTTCCCAGGAAccagccctccctccgtctGAGGGCGACCTCGTGGGCCGCGGAAGACAGAAAACGGCTCCGGGAGCAGCGGCCACTGAAG CTGTCCTCCAGATATCTGCAGGCTTCCAGCAGGTGAAGattggagagcgagggggacgtCGCAGGGATTTTCACGATGCAGGAATCTTCACCAGGCAGGCCATGGACCATGTCAAGGAATCCAAGACTG GTACTTCTGGCTCCCCCATCGAACTGAAGGCCAACTTCTTCCGCATCCTGTCCCGGCCTCAGTGGGTGCTGTACCAGTACCACGTTGACTTCAAGCCACCCATGGAGTCTCGCCGCCTGCGCTCGGCCCTCCTGTTCCAGCACTCCGAGACCCTGGGCATGGCTCGCACCTTCGACGgagccctcctcttcctgcctcaGAGGCTGCCCAACCCG GAGACAGTTCTGCACAGCGAGACCAGACACGGAGAGAAGGTCCAGATCACCGTCACCCTGACCAATGAgctgccccccacctccccagtgTGCCTGCAGTTTTACAACATCATCTTCAGACG GGTTCTGAGGATGCTGAACATGCAGCAGATAGGCCGCCACTACTACAACCCTGACGACCCGCTCAACATCCCCCAGCACAG gctGACCATCTGGCCTGgcttcaccaccaccatcctgcAGTACGAGTCGAGCATCATGCTGTGCACGGACGTGAGTCACAAGGTGCTGCGCAGTGAGACGGTGCTGTCCGTCATGGCCGGCCTGCGGCAGCAGTGTGGCGAGCAGCGCTTCCCTGAGGCCTGCACCAAGGAGCTGGTGGGCCTCATCGTCCTGACCAA GTACAACAACAAGACCTACCGGATCGATGACATCGCCTGGGACCACACGCCCAACAACACCTTTAAGAGAGGAGACGCGGACATCTCCTTTAAGAACTACTACAAGACC CAATACGGTCTGGACATCGTGGACAGCAACCAGGTGCTTCTGATCAGCCACGTGAAGAAGCTGGGGCCGGCTGGAGCTCCGCCCCCTGGGCCGGCCTTGCTGGTGCCTGAGCTCTGCTACCTAACAG GCCTGACTGACAGGATGCGCAGCGACTTCAACATCATGAAGGACCTATCCTCCCACACCAGACTGAccccagagcagagggagagccgGCTCACCCGCTTTGTCAACAACATCCACAA GAACACAGAAGCAGCGAAGGAGATGAGTACATGGGGGCTGAACTTTGACAACAAGCTGCTGAACCTCACCGGCAGAGTCCTCCCAGCGGAGAGGATCATCCAGGGCTCCAGATCG TTTGATTATAACCCCTGGGCGGCCGACTGGACCAAGGAGATGAGGGGGCTGCCCCTGATCAGCTCCCGGCCCCTGGACAAATGGTGCATCTTCTACACCCGCCGCAACTCTGGCGAGGCCCAGGCTCTCCTGCAGACGCTCATCAAGGTGTCCCAGCCTCTGGGCATCCGCATGCAGAGGCCTGAGAT GGTGGAGTATGAGGACCGCCAGgagtctctcctcagagctctgcAGCATCAGGTCCACCCAGACACCCAGATG gcggTGGTGGTGTTGCCCAGCAACAGGAAGGACAAGTACGACAGTGTGAAGAAGTACCTGTGTGTGGACTGCCCCACGCCCAGCCAGTGTGTGGTGTCCCGCACCCTCAGCAAGCCCCAGGCTCTCATGACGGTGGCCACCAAGATCGCCATGCAGATGAACTGCAAGATGGGAGGAGAGCTGTGGAGCGTGGAGATCCCA CTGAAGCAGTTGATGATTGTGGGGATCGACTGCTACCACGACACGTCGGCAGGGAAGAGGTCCATCGGCGCTCTGGTGGCCAGTCTGAACCAGGGCATGTCCAG GTGGTTCTCCAAGTGTGTGCTGCAGAACCGGGGCCAGGAGATCATGGATGGGCTGAAGGTGGCCCTGCAAG GTGCTCtgaaagcttggctgaagtacAATAATTGCCTGCCGTCCCGCATCATCGTGTACCGAGACGGCGTGGGGGACGGCATGCTGCAGAGCGTGGTTAACTATGAGGTGCCCCAGATCATGGAATCCATCAAGACCATGGGCCAAGACTACGC ccccaagctgaccgtggtggtggtgaagaagCGCATCAGCTCCAGGTTCTTCGCCCGCATCGACGGCAAGCTGGCCAACCCTCCCCCTGGAACCGTCATCGACACAGAGGTCACCCGTCCCGAATG GTATGACTTCTTCATCGTGAGCCAGGCCGTGCGTATGGGCAGCGTGTCTCCCACCCACTACAATGTGGTGTACGACAGCAGCGGCCTCAAGCCTGATCACATGCAGAGGCTCACCTACAAGCTCTGCCACATGTACTACAACTGGCAG gGCATCATTCGTGTCCCTGCCCCTTGCCAGTATGCCCACAAGCTGGCCTTCCTGGTGGGGCAGAGCATCCACAGACAGCCTGACCAGAACCTGGATGACTTCCTCTACTACCTGTGA
- the piwil1 gene encoding piwi-like protein 1 isoform X2, whose product MTGRARARSRGRARGQETGAPGVVSKICMMEETPVEPALPPSEGDLVGRGRQKTAPGAAATEAVLQISAGFQQVKIGERGGRRRDFHDAGIFTRQAMDHVKESKTGTSGSPIELKANFFRILSRPQWVLYQYHVDFKPPMESRRLRSALLFQHSETLGMARTFDGALLFLPQRLPNPETVLHSETRHGEKVQITVTLTNELPPTSPVCLQFYNIIFRRVLRMLNMQQIGRHYYNPDDPLNIPQHRLTIWPGFTTTILQYESSIMLCTDVSHKVLRSETVLSVMAGLRQQCGEQRFPEACTKELVGLIVLTKYNNKTYRIDDIAWDHTPNNTFKRGDADISFKNYYKTQYGLDIVDSNQVLLISHVKKLGPAGAPPPGPALLVPELCYLTGLTDRMRSDFNIMKDLSSHTRLTPEQRESRLTRFVNNIHKNTEAAKEMSTWGLNFDNKLLNLTGRVLPAERIIQGSRSFDYNPWAADWTKEMRGLPLISSRPLDKWCIFYTRRNSGEAQALLQTLIKVSQPLGIRMQRPEMVEYEDRQESLLRALQHQVHPDTQMAVVVLPSNRKDKYDSVKKYLCVDCPTPSQCVVSRTLSKPQALMTVATKIAMQMNCKMGGELWSVEIPLKQLMIVGIDCYHDTSAGKRSIGALVASLNQGMSRWFSKCVLQNRGQEIMDGLKVALQGALKAWLKYNNCLPSRIIVYRDGVGDGMLQSVVNYEVPQIMESIKTMGQDYAPKLTVVVVKKRISSRFFARIDGKLANPPPGTVIDTEVTRPEWYDFFIVSQAVRMGSVSPTHYNVVYDSSGLKPDHMQRLTYKLCHMYYNWQGIIRVPAPCQYAHKLAFLVGQSIHRQPDQNLDDFLYYL is encoded by the exons ATGACGGGTCGCGCACGAGCAAGATCTAGAGGCAGAGCACGCGGTCAAGAGACCGGGGCTCCCGGAGTGGTGAGTAAAATCTGCATGATGGAAGAGACGCCTGTC GAAccagccctccctccgtctGAGGGCGACCTCGTGGGCCGCGGAAGACAGAAAACGGCTCCGGGAGCAGCGGCCACTGAAG CTGTCCTCCAGATATCTGCAGGCTTCCAGCAGGTGAAGattggagagcgagggggacgtCGCAGGGATTTTCACGATGCAGGAATCTTCACCAGGCAGGCCATGGACCATGTCAAGGAATCCAAGACTG GTACTTCTGGCTCCCCCATCGAACTGAAGGCCAACTTCTTCCGCATCCTGTCCCGGCCTCAGTGGGTGCTGTACCAGTACCACGTTGACTTCAAGCCACCCATGGAGTCTCGCCGCCTGCGCTCGGCCCTCCTGTTCCAGCACTCCGAGACCCTGGGCATGGCTCGCACCTTCGACGgagccctcctcttcctgcctcaGAGGCTGCCCAACCCG GAGACAGTTCTGCACAGCGAGACCAGACACGGAGAGAAGGTCCAGATCACCGTCACCCTGACCAATGAgctgccccccacctccccagtgTGCCTGCAGTTTTACAACATCATCTTCAGACG GGTTCTGAGGATGCTGAACATGCAGCAGATAGGCCGCCACTACTACAACCCTGACGACCCGCTCAACATCCCCCAGCACAG gctGACCATCTGGCCTGgcttcaccaccaccatcctgcAGTACGAGTCGAGCATCATGCTGTGCACGGACGTGAGTCACAAGGTGCTGCGCAGTGAGACGGTGCTGTCCGTCATGGCCGGCCTGCGGCAGCAGTGTGGCGAGCAGCGCTTCCCTGAGGCCTGCACCAAGGAGCTGGTGGGCCTCATCGTCCTGACCAA GTACAACAACAAGACCTACCGGATCGATGACATCGCCTGGGACCACACGCCCAACAACACCTTTAAGAGAGGAGACGCGGACATCTCCTTTAAGAACTACTACAAGACC CAATACGGTCTGGACATCGTGGACAGCAACCAGGTGCTTCTGATCAGCCACGTGAAGAAGCTGGGGCCGGCTGGAGCTCCGCCCCCTGGGCCGGCCTTGCTGGTGCCTGAGCTCTGCTACCTAACAG GCCTGACTGACAGGATGCGCAGCGACTTCAACATCATGAAGGACCTATCCTCCCACACCAGACTGAccccagagcagagggagagccgGCTCACCCGCTTTGTCAACAACATCCACAA GAACACAGAAGCAGCGAAGGAGATGAGTACATGGGGGCTGAACTTTGACAACAAGCTGCTGAACCTCACCGGCAGAGTCCTCCCAGCGGAGAGGATCATCCAGGGCTCCAGATCG TTTGATTATAACCCCTGGGCGGCCGACTGGACCAAGGAGATGAGGGGGCTGCCCCTGATCAGCTCCCGGCCCCTGGACAAATGGTGCATCTTCTACACCCGCCGCAACTCTGGCGAGGCCCAGGCTCTCCTGCAGACGCTCATCAAGGTGTCCCAGCCTCTGGGCATCCGCATGCAGAGGCCTGAGAT GGTGGAGTATGAGGACCGCCAGgagtctctcctcagagctctgcAGCATCAGGTCCACCCAGACACCCAGATG gcggTGGTGGTGTTGCCCAGCAACAGGAAGGACAAGTACGACAGTGTGAAGAAGTACCTGTGTGTGGACTGCCCCACGCCCAGCCAGTGTGTGGTGTCCCGCACCCTCAGCAAGCCCCAGGCTCTCATGACGGTGGCCACCAAGATCGCCATGCAGATGAACTGCAAGATGGGAGGAGAGCTGTGGAGCGTGGAGATCCCA CTGAAGCAGTTGATGATTGTGGGGATCGACTGCTACCACGACACGTCGGCAGGGAAGAGGTCCATCGGCGCTCTGGTGGCCAGTCTGAACCAGGGCATGTCCAG GTGGTTCTCCAAGTGTGTGCTGCAGAACCGGGGCCAGGAGATCATGGATGGGCTGAAGGTGGCCCTGCAAG GTGCTCtgaaagcttggctgaagtacAATAATTGCCTGCCGTCCCGCATCATCGTGTACCGAGACGGCGTGGGGGACGGCATGCTGCAGAGCGTGGTTAACTATGAGGTGCCCCAGATCATGGAATCCATCAAGACCATGGGCCAAGACTACGC ccccaagctgaccgtggtggtggtgaagaagCGCATCAGCTCCAGGTTCTTCGCCCGCATCGACGGCAAGCTGGCCAACCCTCCCCCTGGAACCGTCATCGACACAGAGGTCACCCGTCCCGAATG GTATGACTTCTTCATCGTGAGCCAGGCCGTGCGTATGGGCAGCGTGTCTCCCACCCACTACAATGTGGTGTACGACAGCAGCGGCCTCAAGCCTGATCACATGCAGAGGCTCACCTACAAGCTCTGCCACATGTACTACAACTGGCAG gGCATCATTCGTGTCCCTGCCCCTTGCCAGTATGCCCACAAGCTGGCCTTCCTGGTGGGGCAGAGCATCCACAGACAGCCTGACCAGAACCTGGATGACTTCCTCTACTACCTGTGA